From Paenibacillus sp. V4I7, one genomic window encodes:
- a CDS encoding metal ABC transporter permease, with translation MNDLWIILTAALVAAACSLVGCFLVLRKMAMIGDAISHSVLPGIVIAFLISGSRGSIFMLIGAAVIGLITVFLIQLFQQSGVQSDASIGVVFTAMFSIGVVLVSLYTRQIDLDLDCVLYGEIAYVPWNTIEVGGVSIGPKAVWAVGFALLLSSVVIGLFYKQFKLCSFDPALAAAVGIPVLLFHYLLMGLVSITTVASFESVGAILVVGMLIVPAATAYLLTEKLSVMIVLSVTVGVISSIAGYFVAYLLDASIAGCMISVAGVMFVIAFLLSPTNGLIIRKIRQKRGLSGVIPESV, from the coding sequence TTGAATGATCTGTGGATTATCTTAACTGCTGCTCTTGTCGCTGCTGCTTGTTCTTTAGTAGGCTGCTTCCTCGTCTTGCGTAAAATGGCCATGATCGGCGATGCCATCAGTCATTCCGTGCTTCCGGGGATCGTCATCGCTTTCCTGATCAGCGGCTCTAGAGGTTCTATCTTTATGCTGATTGGTGCTGCCGTAATCGGTCTTATAACGGTATTCTTAATCCAGCTTTTCCAACAAAGCGGTGTTCAATCTGATGCTTCAATCGGAGTCGTATTCACAGCCATGTTCTCCATAGGCGTTGTTCTTGTCAGTTTGTATACAAGACAAATCGATCTGGATTTGGATTGTGTCCTATATGGAGAAATCGCCTATGTGCCATGGAATACCATTGAAGTTGGCGGTGTGAGCATCGGACCAAAAGCCGTATGGGCAGTAGGGTTTGCTCTTCTTCTTAGCAGTGTTGTGATTGGGCTCTTTTATAAACAGTTTAAACTCTGTTCATTCGATCCAGCACTTGCTGCAGCAGTGGGCATTCCAGTTTTGTTATTTCATTATCTGTTAATGGGTTTAGTATCCATTACGACAGTTGCTTCATTCGAAAGTGTGGGTGCGATTCTCGTTGTCGGTATGTTGATTGTACCTGCGGCTACAGCCTATCTTTTAACTGAAAAACTTAGTGTAATGATCGTATTGAGTGTGACTGTAGGGGTTATCAGTTCAATAGCTGGCTACTTCGTAGCCTACTTACTCGATGCTTCCATTGCAGGTTGTATGATTAGTGTGGCAGGGGTCATGTTCGTTATTGCTTTCCTATTGTCGCCGACCAATGGACTGATCATCCGTAAAATTCGCCAAAAACGTGGATTATCAGGGGTAATTCCTGAATCCGTCTAA
- a CDS encoding patatin family protein — translation MEGIGLVLEGGGMRGVYTAGVLEYFMEQDLYFPYVVGVSAGACNAVSYISKQPGRNKKVTIGYIRDHRYLSYRNLFRHKSIFGMDFIFNELPNKLVPFDYDAFYNSPQQFAIGTTDAHTGEPIYYTKHQLMQQTMPIIQASSSLPFVATPIHYEGRTLFDGGLVDPIPVKKSLADGNKKHIIVLTKEQGYRKSPFKQRWLAKSFYPAYNGLVNVLVNRSEIYNGTLETIERMEADGSAIIIRPSSKVVVGRMEKDPKKLESLHELGYQDAKRMGSQMKEWLLS, via the coding sequence ATGGAAGGAATTGGACTCGTACTGGAAGGCGGAGGTATGCGAGGCGTATACACCGCAGGAGTCTTGGAATACTTTATGGAACAGGATTTATATTTTCCTTATGTGGTTGGAGTATCCGCAGGGGCATGCAACGCCGTTTCGTATATTTCCAAACAACCCGGGCGCAATAAAAAAGTAACGATTGGTTATATTAGGGATCACAGATATTTAAGCTATCGCAATTTATTCCGTCATAAAAGCATTTTTGGGATGGATTTCATATTCAATGAGTTGCCAAATAAGTTGGTACCGTTTGATTACGATGCCTTCTATAACTCGCCGCAGCAGTTCGCCATCGGTACAACCGATGCGCATACGGGCGAACCCATTTATTACACGAAGCATCAACTCATGCAGCAAACCATGCCGATTATTCAAGCATCAAGTTCATTGCCATTCGTAGCCACACCCATTCATTATGAAGGTCGGACCTTGTTTGACGGCGGCTTAGTAGATCCGATTCCTGTGAAAAAGTCTCTTGCTGACGGGAACAAAAAGCATATCATTGTGCTAACCAAAGAACAGGGGTATCGCAAGAGTCCCTTTAAGCAGCGGTGGCTAGCTAAAAGTTTCTATCCGGCTTATAACGGTCTTGTAAATGTACTTGTCAATCGAAGTGAAATCTATAATGGAACTTTAGAAACCATTGAACGAATGGAAGCGGATGGAAGTGCGATCATCATACGACCTTCGTCCAAAGTAGTAGTAGGCCGTATGGAAAAGGATCCTAAGAAACTAGAGTCGCTGCACGAGCTTGGGTATCAGGATGCGAAACGAATGGGATCACAGATGAAAGAATGGTTACTTAGTTGA
- a CDS encoding ABC transporter substrate-binding protein: MKWKKIAPLMLVSLTVALAGCGNKTAEQPSNQTANQTAKPLTNVKVVLDWTPNTNHTGLYVAKDQGFFEKEGLNVEIIAPGEGGADAMVASGAAEFGVSYQESITQGRIQGVPLVSIAAVIQHNTSGFASPVAKNIKSPKDFQGKTYGGWGAPAESAMIDSLMQSEKADPSKVKIVNIGDADYFTAVKRDIDFAWIYYAWTGVDAELRGEPLNMIYLNKYSDKLDYYTPVLATNEKMIKEKPELVKAFMAAASKGYQFAISKPEDAANILIKAVPDLDKKLVLASQKWLSPRYQDDAARWGEQKKSVWENYANWMLDHKLLEKNIDVDAAFTNKFLPESPK; encoded by the coding sequence ATGAAATGGAAGAAAATTGCACCACTTATGCTAGTTAGCTTAACCGTAGCCTTGGCTGGTTGCGGCAATAAAACGGCAGAACAGCCGTCAAACCAAACTGCAAACCAAACGGCCAAGCCGTTAACGAACGTGAAGGTTGTTCTGGACTGGACGCCAAATACGAACCATACGGGGCTATATGTCGCAAAGGATCAAGGCTTTTTTGAAAAAGAGGGACTAAATGTAGAAATTATTGCTCCCGGCGAAGGCGGAGCCGATGCCATGGTTGCTTCAGGGGCTGCGGAGTTCGGTGTCAGTTATCAAGAAAGCATCACACAAGGACGAATTCAAGGTGTACCGTTGGTTTCCATTGCTGCGGTGATTCAGCATAACACATCCGGTTTTGCATCTCCGGTAGCGAAGAACATCAAGTCGCCCAAGGATTTCCAGGGGAAAACGTATGGCGGTTGGGGGGCTCCGGCAGAAAGTGCGATGATCGACTCGCTTATGCAATCTGAGAAAGCAGATCCGAGCAAAGTGAAGATCGTGAACATCGGTGATGCCGATTATTTCACAGCCGTGAAACGGGATATTGATTTCGCTTGGATTTACTACGCTTGGACAGGTGTAGATGCCGAGTTGCGTGGCGAGCCGCTGAATATGATTTATTTGAACAAATATTCGGATAAACTGGATTACTATACACCGGTTCTTGCGACGAATGAGAAAATGATCAAAGAGAAGCCTGAGCTCGTGAAGGCCTTCATGGCGGCTGCATCGAAAGGGTATCAATTTGCTATCAGCAAGCCAGAAGATGCTGCTAACATTTTGATCAAAGCGGTTCCTGATCTAGATAAAAAACTTGTGCTTGCCAGTCAAAAATGGCTCAGCCCACGTTATCAAGATGATGCTGCTCGTTGGGGCGAACAAAAAAAATCCGTATGGGAAAATTATGCGAATTGGATGCTAGATCATAAGCTGCTCGAGAAAAATATCGATGTAGATGCTGCATTCACGAACAAGTTCTTACCGGAAAGCCCAAAATAG
- a CDS encoding MTH1187 family thiamine-binding protein has protein sequence MANALVSIQIIPKTKNNEDVISYVDRAIEVIAKSGVKYFVSPLETTMEGELDQLLAIIQDMNAAMIEMGSPNVISQVKIYFNPSGASMDKLTEKYR, from the coding sequence GTGGCTAATGCACTTGTCAGTATTCAAATCATACCGAAAACGAAAAACAATGAAGATGTCATCTCCTATGTAGATCGTGCGATTGAAGTCATTGCCAAGTCTGGCGTGAAATATTTCGTATCTCCGCTGGAGACGACGATGGAAGGTGAGCTCGACCAGCTTCTGGCAATCATTCAAGACATGAATGCCGCTATGATTGAGATGGGCAGCCCTAATGTTATTTCGCAGGTGAAAATTTACTTCAACCCGTCGGGTGCTTCTATGGACAAGCTGACGGAGAAATACAGATAA
- a CDS encoding ABC transporter permease, giving the protein MPRVWMHTFATLRLMLIGFSAGVTGGVIVASCLHRVPALKAGFYPLLILSQNVPTIALGPLLIILFGFGILPKILLISLVCFFPVTMSILDGFMQTDRSMYNYMQMIGASKRQIFYKLELPHALPFLFTGLKISATYSVMGAVIAEWLGGGVGLGYYMILQKSAFRADREFVAILMIVTLSLLFFWLIAGLEKLVIRWNAKRSS; this is encoded by the coding sequence ATGCCCAGAGTATGGATGCACACATTCGCCACTTTGCGTTTGATGTTGATTGGGTTTAGTGCTGGTGTAACTGGCGGTGTGATTGTTGCTAGCTGCTTACATCGGGTGCCCGCGCTTAAGGCTGGTTTTTACCCGCTCCTTATTTTATCTCAAAATGTCCCGACCATTGCACTGGGACCGCTGCTAATCATATTATTTGGTTTTGGCATTCTACCTAAAATCCTATTAATTTCACTAGTTTGTTTCTTTCCTGTAACGATGTCTATTTTGGACGGTTTTATGCAAACAGATCGCAGTATGTACAACTATATGCAGATGATCGGCGCCAGCAAACGGCAAATCTTTTATAAATTAGAGCTGCCTCATGCTTTGCCATTTCTCTTCACAGGACTCAAAATATCGGCTACATACAGTGTGATGGGGGCTGTGATTGCCGAATGGCTTGGTGGAGGCGTTGGACTGGGCTATTATATGATTTTGCAAAAATCGGCGTTCCGCGCTGACCGCGAATTTGTTGCTATTCTGATGATTGTTACGCTCAGCTTACTCTTCTTCTGGCTCATCGCAGGGCTTGAGAAGCTCGTCATTCGATGGAACGCGAAACGGTCATCTTAA
- a CDS encoding ABC transporter ATP-binding protein, whose translation MSKLELRGIHQTFPGKKQRVSVLADISLHVKEGEFVSLIGPSGSGKSTLFHIIGGLVKPSSGEVWLDGVNVTGSKGLISYMPQQPALFPWRSIESNVALAQEVAGETRKDALAKAREWLPKVGLGGYEQELPHVLSGGMQQRVSFLRALLCPQELMCLDEPFGSLDALTRQDMQAWLLNIWEQNKRSILFVTHSIEEALFLSDRIYVLSNKPAKIIEELVIPFARPRQESVMLKSKFQEFRQHIHGLLRQEIAYDKSH comes from the coding sequence ATGAGTAAATTAGAACTTAGAGGCATTCATCAAACGTTCCCTGGTAAAAAACAGCGCGTTTCCGTACTTGCGGATATTTCTTTACATGTGAAAGAGGGGGAGTTCGTTTCACTTATCGGCCCATCAGGCAGCGGCAAGAGTACCCTATTTCACATTATTGGAGGGCTAGTCAAGCCTTCTTCAGGGGAAGTTTGGCTGGATGGCGTGAATGTGACCGGTTCTAAGGGCCTAATCTCATACATGCCGCAGCAGCCTGCCTTGTTCCCTTGGCGTTCTATTGAGTCCAACGTAGCACTTGCTCAGGAAGTTGCAGGAGAAACGCGAAAAGATGCGCTAGCCAAAGCAAGGGAGTGGCTGCCCAAGGTTGGACTTGGCGGCTATGAGCAAGAGCTTCCGCATGTGCTTTCAGGAGGGATGCAGCAGCGTGTCTCCTTTCTACGAGCCTTACTTTGTCCGCAGGAACTCATGTGTTTGGACGAGCCGTTCGGCTCCTTAGACGCACTAACCAGACAAGACATGCAGGCGTGGCTGCTTAATATATGGGAACAGAATAAGCGTTCCATTCTATTTGTGACGCATAGTATTGAAGAAGCTCTGTTTCTATCAGATCGAATCTATGTACTGTCAAACAAACCTGCCAAAATCATAGAAGAGTTGGTTATTCCGTTTGCAAGGCCGCGTCAAGAGTCCGTCATGCTTAAATCGAAATTTCAAGAGTTCCGGCAGCATATTCATGGGCTTTTGCGTCAGGAGATTGCGTATGATAAAAGCCATTGA
- a CDS encoding TatD family hydrolase gives MIKAIDAHIHLDMYTESAARTLLTELAECHIEALIAVSRHLDSCKATERLLMQAPEQVFAAYGYHPEQELPTENQLNDLILWIREHSSRMIAIGEIGLPYYMRLEAESAGRVFEIAPYIALLENFLKLAADLDKPVVLHAVYEDADVVCDLLEKHCIKKAHFHWFKGSHSTVERMIQAGYFISITPDVLYEDEIRTLVRSYPINQLMVETDGPWPFEGPFEGQPTHPHMIHAVIEQIAFLKGLQVEEAAHTLLTNTKQFYSIPLPHLF, from the coding sequence ATGATAAAAGCCATTGATGCTCATATTCATCTCGATATGTATACAGAATCTGCTGCTCGGACTCTGTTAACGGAATTAGCAGAGTGCCACATTGAGGCACTGATAGCAGTGTCAAGACACCTGGACTCCTGTAAGGCAACTGAGCGGCTGTTAATGCAAGCCCCAGAGCAAGTTTTTGCTGCCTATGGCTACCATCCTGAACAAGAACTGCCTACGGAAAATCAATTGAATGATTTAATCCTATGGATTCGTGAGCATTCATCTAGGATGATCGCTATTGGTGAAATTGGTTTGCCTTATTATATGAGGCTGGAAGCTGAATCGGCGGGGCGTGTTTTTGAAATAGCTCCTTATATTGCGCTGCTTGAGAACTTCTTGAAGCTGGCAGCGGATTTGGATAAACCGGTTGTTTTGCACGCTGTTTACGAGGATGCTGACGTTGTGTGCGACTTACTCGAGAAGCATTGCATTAAGAAGGCGCATTTTCATTGGTTCAAAGGGTCTCATTCAACGGTAGAGCGTATGATTCAAGCAGGCTACTTCATCTCTATAACACCAGATGTTCTCTATGAAGATGAAATTCGTACGCTTGTTCGTAGCTATCCAATTAACCAGTTGATGGTCGAAACGGATGGCCCATGGCCTTTCGAGGGCCCCTTTGAGGGCCAACCGACGCATCCACATATGATCCATGCTGTCATTGAACAGATAGCCTTTCTAAAAGGACTGCAAGTAGAAGAAGCAGCACATACCCTTTTAACTAATACCAAACAATTCTACAGCATTCCTTTACCTCACTTATTCTAA
- a CDS encoding DNA-3-methyladenine glycosylase I → MTVRCGWVNEDPLYIDYHDHEWGVPVHEDRHLFEMLNLEGAQAGLSWYTILKKREGYREAFDGFDPQLIVNYDDKKLNELLENSGIVRNRLKIASVVQNAKAFLKVQQEFGTFDSYIWGFVGGKPINNHWTDMSQVPATTEISDAMSKDLKKRGFKFVGSTICYAYMQAVGMVNDHNQTCFRYK, encoded by the coding sequence ATGACTGTCAGATGCGGTTGGGTTAATGAAGATCCGTTATATATCGATTACCATGATCATGAATGGGGGGTTCCTGTCCATGAGGATCGCCATTTGTTCGAGATGCTTAACCTGGAAGGTGCACAAGCGGGACTGAGCTGGTATACGATTCTGAAGAAGAGAGAGGGCTACCGTGAAGCGTTCGACGGGTTTGATCCTCAGCTTATTGTGAACTATGACGATAAGAAGCTTAATGAACTTCTTGAGAATTCAGGGATCGTACGCAATCGCTTGAAAATAGCGTCTGTTGTTCAGAATGCGAAAGCCTTTCTAAAGGTGCAGCAAGAGTTTGGTACGTTTGATTCCTATATCTGGGGATTCGTTGGCGGGAAGCCGATCAACAATCATTGGACGGATATGAGTCAGGTACCTGCTACGACGGAAATCTCGGATGCTATGAGCAAAGATTTAAAAAAACGCGGCTTCAAGTTCGTAGGTTCGACGATTTGTTATGCTTATATGCAAGCGGTTGGCATGGTGAACGATCACAACCAAACCTGTTTTCGATATAAATAA
- a CDS encoding Dabb family protein gives MNQTSIKHMVVFNLHAGKDTLEAEQFLKSSAQELAVIPGVEQFEVFRQVSTKTDYDYGFSMVFADRAAYEAYNVHPVHIHYVAERWVKEVSRFQEIDLLFLSEVLL, from the coding sequence ATGAATCAGACAAGTATCAAACATATGGTAGTATTTAATTTACACGCAGGAAAAGATACGCTGGAAGCAGAACAATTTCTAAAAAGCAGTGCCCAGGAACTGGCAGTAATACCTGGTGTTGAGCAATTTGAAGTGTTTCGTCAAGTTAGCACAAAGACAGATTATGATTATGGATTTTCAATGGTATTTGCAGATCGAGCGGCTTATGAAGCTTACAATGTACATCCGGTACATATCCATTATGTTGCGGAGCGTTGGGTAAAAGAAGTAAGTCGGTTTCAAGAAATCGACTTACTATTTTTGAGTGAGGTTCTCTTATGA
- a CDS encoding DUF2164 domain-containing protein → MKPLKLAKEEKELLIDDLQGHLELDHNIELGRLATEQLIDYMLQQLTVPIYNQAIEDAGKTLMERMGSLEEDLYAMKLTKKIARR, encoded by the coding sequence ATGAAACCATTGAAATTAGCGAAAGAAGAAAAGGAATTGTTGATTGACGACTTGCAAGGCCATCTGGAGTTGGACCACAATATTGAATTAGGGCGTTTGGCCACGGAACAATTAATCGATTATATGCTTCAACAACTGACTGTCCCTATTTATAACCAGGCCATAGAAGATGCTGGTAAGACATTGATGGAAAGAATGGGTTCATTGGAAGAAGACCTCTATGCCATGAAGTTAACGAAAAAAATAGCACGAAGATAG
- a CDS encoding NUDIX domain-containing protein: MHAKGLWHRTFQCWIVSLEGKEPSLLLQLRHPEKDLFPNLLDISCAGHLAAGENTEDGVRELEEELGLKVDFSDLIPCGVFAEEDLISDQLIDREFCHMFIYRCDQPLNRFILQPDEVSGLFAVSVVDLERLVYQETKEIMASGYKMGAEGELDKTSLLLTLDNLVPHPVSYFDLVFRALRENSWAE; this comes from the coding sequence GTGCATGCGAAAGGGCTGTGGCATCGCACTTTTCAGTGTTGGATCGTTAGCCTTGAAGGGAAAGAACCTAGTCTCTTACTCCAGCTAAGACATCCAGAGAAGGATCTGTTTCCGAATTTGCTGGACATTTCCTGCGCCGGGCATCTTGCAGCCGGAGAAAACACGGAAGACGGTGTGAGGGAGTTAGAGGAAGAGCTTGGACTGAAGGTCGATTTCAGTGATTTAATCCCTTGCGGGGTGTTTGCAGAAGAAGATCTTATTTCGGATCAACTCATTGATCGTGAGTTTTGTCATATGTTTATATATCGCTGCGACCAACCACTGAATCGTTTTATACTGCAGCCTGATGAGGTAAGCGGTCTGTTCGCAGTAAGTGTCGTAGACCTAGAGCGTTTAGTTTATCAAGAAACAAAAGAAATAATGGCAAGTGGTTATAAAATGGGTGCTGAAGGTGAGTTAGATAAAACAAGTCTGCTTCTGACCTTAGATAATTTGGTGCCGCATCCAGTCTCTTATTTTGATCTTGTGTTTCGTGCGTTAAGGGAAAATAGCTGGGCTGAATGA
- a CDS encoding YpbS family protein: MNVHEAITKHSNAQHLHLVRFAELDAQREQAIDAAVDLCRRGLSFNVDAINAITAQIIAHAKEGISPLRSYVTEDMVRDYVNKG; encoded by the coding sequence ATGAATGTACATGAAGCGATAACCAAACATTCGAATGCACAGCACCTACATCTCGTTAGGTTCGCAGAGCTAGATGCGCAGCGTGAGCAAGCTATTGACGCTGCTGTAGATCTGTGCAGACGCGGGCTGTCTTTTAACGTTGATGCGATCAACGCCATAACAGCCCAAATCATCGCCCATGCCAAAGAAGGTATTTCTCCGCTCCGTTCTTATGTAACTGAAGACATGGTGCGTGATTACGTAAACAAAGGTTAA
- the hrpB gene encoding ATP-dependent helicase HrpB, which produces MNSLPIESILPQLKDVLRTNPCAILVAQPGAGKTTQVPLAILQESWLQNQKILMLEPRRLAARAAARYMSKLRGEEVGQTIGYRVKNDSRVGPNTRIEVITEGVLTRMLQTDPALEGVGAVIFDEFHERSLHADLGLALSRQSQTLLREDLRILIMSATIEANTISAMLDHAPIIQSEGRTYPVVTHYLDAKMTSKIEQAVVTSIQRALQMNEGSLLVFLPGAAEIHRVANGLAALKLGKEIEITPLYGNLPQEAQDQALAVSSPGHRKIVLATSIAETSLTVEGVTVVIDSGLMRVPRFSPRTGMTRLTTVHVSIASADQRRGRAGRLGPGVCYRLWTETEQRQLPLSSTPEIREADLAPLALELAAWGVPDPAALVWLDPPPAAAYQQARELLVQLGALQEDGGLSAHGKRLASLGLHPRLAHMVLQAKPLELGALACELAVMLSERDFMRAARGQDADVRTRIEVLWRAAQGEQRADVDFGLCRRIAAEAKVLMQQLGIRPSGNKANASGLLLAFAYPDRIAQRRSTGRFLLSSGRGAVLPELQPLSNERYLVAAELDDNGAESRIYLAAPIQEDELLEAFEGRLLKEQEVVWEQATGSVKARQRLRLGAIIIKENPLQDPNPDLVLQALISGIQAESLELLPWTRSARQLQQRVMFLHRFDVEWPDMGDANLHASLEDWLGPHLYGLKSKGALGRLNLTNILEEMLTWEQRRWLEEWAPTHIQVPSGSRIPVDYSVSESPSLSVRLQEMFGLADTPRIAKGRVPVTLHLLSPAQRPVQVTKDLASFWRDAYFEVKKDLKGRYPKHYWPDDPMAAIPTNRAKPRS; this is translated from the coding sequence ATGAACTCGTTACCGATTGAATCCATACTTCCTCAATTGAAAGATGTTTTGCGAACAAATCCGTGTGCGATCTTGGTCGCTCAGCCTGGTGCGGGCAAAACAACGCAAGTACCGCTTGCTATTCTGCAAGAGTCTTGGCTGCAAAACCAAAAGATACTCATGCTTGAGCCTAGAAGACTGGCAGCTCGTGCGGCTGCTCGCTATATGTCGAAGCTTCGTGGTGAAGAAGTTGGGCAGACCATTGGTTATCGGGTGAAAAATGACTCGAGGGTTGGACCGAACACACGAATTGAAGTGATAACGGAAGGCGTTCTTACGCGCATGCTTCAAACAGATCCTGCCCTGGAAGGGGTGGGGGCTGTTATTTTTGATGAATTTCATGAGCGGAGCTTACATGCAGATTTGGGGTTGGCGCTTAGCAGGCAATCACAAACCCTTTTACGTGAGGATCTGCGAATTCTTATTATGTCGGCTACGATCGAGGCCAACACGATTTCAGCCATGCTTGATCATGCACCCATTATTCAAAGTGAAGGGCGAACTTATCCTGTTGTAACTCACTATCTGGATGCGAAAATGACGAGTAAAATAGAACAGGCTGTAGTAACAAGCATCCAACGCGCCTTGCAAATGAATGAAGGCAGTTTGCTCGTCTTTCTTCCGGGAGCAGCTGAAATCCATCGTGTTGCTAACGGCCTTGCTGCGCTTAAATTAGGGAAAGAGATAGAGATCACACCTCTGTATGGTAATCTCCCCCAAGAAGCGCAGGACCAAGCCCTGGCTGTAAGTTCGCCTGGGCATCGGAAGATTGTGCTGGCCACTTCGATTGCCGAGACAAGCTTAACCGTCGAAGGCGTCACGGTCGTTATCGACAGCGGGCTCATGCGCGTGCCCCGCTTCTCGCCACGCACCGGCATGACCCGCCTTACGACGGTGCATGTGTCTATCGCCTCTGCAGATCAGCGCAGAGGCCGTGCCGGTCGTCTCGGTCCAGGCGTGTGTTACCGCCTGTGGACCGAGACCGAGCAGCGGCAGCTCCCGCTGAGCAGCACGCCAGAGATCCGCGAAGCGGATCTGGCGCCGCTCGCGCTGGAGCTGGCCGCCTGGGGCGTGCCAGACCCAGCTGCGCTGGTCTGGCTAGACCCGCCGCCTGCTGCTGCGTATCAGCAGGCGCGGGAACTGCTCGTGCAGCTGGGCGCGCTGCAAGAGGACGGGGGCTTGAGCGCGCACGGCAAACGACTAGCGTCGCTAGGTCTGCACCCGCGGCTTGCGCACATGGTGCTGCAAGCTAAACCGCTTGAGCTCGGCGCGTTGGCGTGCGAGCTCGCGGTCATGCTGAGCGAGCGCGATTTCATGCGCGCAGCTAGGGGCCAAGATGCGGATGTACGCACCCGCATCGAAGTGCTCTGGCGCGCTGCGCAGGGCGAGCAGCGCGCAGACGTTGACTTTGGCTTATGCCGCCGCATCGCGGCGGAAGCCAAAGTGCTCATGCAGCAGCTCGGCATCCGGCCGAGCGGGAATAAAGCGAATGCGAGCGGATTGCTGCTCGCATTCGCTTATCCCGACCGCATCGCGCAGCGGCGGTCGACAGGGCGGTTCCTGCTCAGCAGCGGGCGGGGCGCTGTGCTGCCCGAGCTGCAGCCGCTCTCGAACGAGCGTTATCTTGTCGCCGCCGAGCTGGACGATAACGGAGCGGAGAGCCGTATTTATTTGGCAGCCCCGATTCAGGAGGACGAGCTGCTTGAAGCCTTTGAGGGCCGCTTGCTGAAAGAGCAAGAAGTGGTATGGGAACAGGCAACGGGTTCCGTTAAAGCAAGACAGCGCCTTCGGTTAGGTGCCATTATCATCAAAGAAAACCCTTTGCAGGATCCAAACCCTGACTTAGTGCTGCAAGCTTTGATTTCCGGTATTCAAGCAGAATCTTTGGAGCTGCTGCCTTGGACTCGGAGTGCGAGGCAGCTTCAACAGCGCGTTATGTTTTTGCATCGATTTGATGTAGAATGGCCAGATATGGGGGACGCCAATTTGCATGCTTCCTTAGAGGACTGGCTAGGGCCCCATCTTTACGGTTTGAAAAGCAAAGGGGCTTTAGGGCGTCTTAACTTGACAAACATATTAGAAGAAATGCTAACATGGGAGCAGCGCCGATGGTTAGAAGAGTGGGCGCCAACGCACATTCAGGTACCCAGCGGATCACGTATTCCCGTTGATTATAGCGTCAGTGAGTCGCCTTCTTTATCGGTTCGATTGCAAGAAATGTTTGGTTTAGCCGATACCCCGCGGATCGCGAAGGGTAGGGTGCCCGTGACCTTACACTTATTATCGCCTGCTCAGCGTCCTGTTCAGGTGACGAAGGACTTGGCGAGCTTTTGGCGGGATGCTTATTTCGAAGTCAAAAAAGATCTAAAAGGCCGATACCCCAAACATTACTGGCCGGATGATCCGATGGCGGCGATACCGACAAATCGAGCTAAACCGCGTTCCTAA
- a CDS encoding bifunctional 2-polyprenyl-6-hydroxyphenol methylase/3-demethylubiquinol 3-O-methyltransferase UbiG, protein MDHGVKATLKMSYDQHARLRDGDTVQSWKVNEMDRFLARLQAADKGSGQRIVDLGSGPGHQAIYLKNHGCQVTCVDLSDEMVNICLQKGLEAFAMDFYTLDLESESFDAIWTMNALLHVPKDSFLQVLANMERVLKPDGYLYMGLYGGYESEGIWELDSYRPQRFFSFYEDEHIQRKVSEVFDIEHFSVLPMEGMQVDYQSIFARKKRANSLPGPK, encoded by the coding sequence ATGGATCATGGGGTAAAGGCAACGCTCAAGATGAGCTATGATCAACATGCTCGATTGCGGGATGGGGATACAGTTCAGTCGTGGAAAGTAAATGAGATGGATCGTTTTTTGGCTAGGCTGCAGGCAGCTGATAAGGGTAGTGGACAACGGATTGTAGATCTTGGAAGCGGTCCTGGCCATCAAGCGATTTATTTGAAAAATCATGGATGCCAAGTCACTTGCGTTGATTTATCCGATGAAATGGTGAACATTTGTCTTCAAAAAGGACTCGAAGCCTTCGCCATGGATTTCTACACCTTGGATTTGGAGTCGGAGTCGTTTGACGCTATATGGACGATGAATGCACTGCTTCATGTACCAAAGGATAGTTTTCTGCAAGTTCTAGCTAATATGGAGCGAGTGCTGAAACCAGACGGTTACTTGTACATGGGCCTTTATGGCGGGTACGAAAGCGAAGGGATTTGGGAATTGGACTCGTACAGACCTCAACGCTTTTTCTCCTTCTACGAAGATGAGCACATTCAGAGAAAAGTAAGTGAAGTATTCGACATTGAACACTTTTCTGTTCTACCGATGGAGGGCATGCAGGTCGATTACCAATCGATCTTTGCCAGGAAGAAGCGAGCGAACTCTCTCCCAGGACCGAAGTAA